Proteins encoded in a region of the Salvelinus sp. IW2-2015 linkage group LG27, ASM291031v2, whole genome shotgun sequence genome:
- the LOC111953767 gene encoding uncharacterized protein isoform X2 — METTASTAQHAFGAGPRGSNPAHGPQPGQGPRHPGHPGPYGVPRPEDQPPHQQHQQPHHHIQHSRPFFYIHPSQPYPSQPYPSQPYPSQPYPSQPYPSQLYPSALPYQWPMPYNPYCGFPGMGGYGMIPSPFQPSPYMEPPGYILPHSQLHLADYRRMINPHYHTTHYPQTMAYHARRFRYQHNAPATSREMINSEVQTEPTLGAARSDPKLSNADSSMKSNVQTNSESGSDTSCTAAQSLSPASVVQEVMSKSPAYQDIVLAPTPNNTPISTRSAAPQKGSFVFQTEVEELRLECHSTPTGLNILHSHETSELCTAHSVSGTDEDLVQLCSSSSLHHHKASQGRMLHGQDGMGLVGEEGDQCLQQACTDILLMDGSPSSGGPGNFLALDDCDSFIAKTLAERPGISESDMDYRVVVQSHNADVPQLTRNDGELSGNGSKSVYFKILHLPFDMQYLEELRKIEASVWSASLSPYVPSAEFMIQQGLMEPHREALSPVDVEEVPMVEEVPTAEVVPIVEVEVSGAEKVPKAEVVSLEEVPMAESPLNENVSMAEMIPNVIEVPAISSLNKTDNAPTSPETSQKRGVVSDLDHQDTSFGGLPTYRPSTSWLGDIGNVYYHSKMPSDVEEQRKILRGSPLKRSSPKWKPDQEPKDPRCVSVTTTAPLRLKGEGCRLRDKVDRRSYSDQEFCANRTFNVNTGTSGGHKRERICARCLTTKCRVNKIPGSPGPGLDALIVKRQGVPVPPWEEYILAQTCAACKCLARRRVTRKGSGSDVPSGPQNEETEGETSENSSCRAGPRPKLRDPRRPQSSMKRHSECLMGLHAKLREKNCSCEEPHRPPTAVLGGPRRHPHGNVIRERNEENLGVSVPLQDTWRNQDQHQDQCYLTAQKSQEEKLWKAALSNPDNNESNIKLGPRHLIKQKKHISQSQGLHRKDTRC; from the exons ATGGAAACAACCGCGTCTACAGCACAGCATGCATTTGGAGCGGGCCCTCGTGGGTCCAACCCAGCCCATGGACCTCAGCCGGGCCAGGGCCCCCGACACCCAGGCCACCCTGGACCTTACGGAGTTCCACGTCCTGAGGATCAGCCCCCACACCAGCAA CACCAGCAGCCCCATCACCACATCCAGCACAGCAGACCATTCTTCTACATACACCCTTCCCAGCCATACCCTTCCCAGCCATACCCTTCCCAGCCATACCCTTCCCAACCATACCCTTCCCAGCCATACCCTTCCCAGCTATACCCCTCTGCTCTACCCTATCAGTGGCCCATGCCATACAACCCTTACTGCGGCTTCCCTGGGATGG GAGGTTATGGTATGATACCGAGTCCCTTCCAGCCCAGTCCCTACATGGAGCCTCCGGGTTACATCCTACCCCACTCTCAGCTCCACCTGGCGGACTACAGGCGTATGATCAACCCCCACTACCACACCACCCACTACCCACAGACCATGGCTTACCATGCACGCAG GTTCCGCTACCAGCACAATGCTCCAGCCACCAGCAGGGAGATGATCAACTCTGAG GTACAGACTGAGCCCACATTAGGAGCAGCACGCTCTGACCCCAAACTCTCGAACGCTGACTCGTCTATGAAAAGTAATGTCCAAACCAACTCTGAATCTGGCAGCGACACCAGTTGCACAGCTGCCCAGTCACTATCCCCAGCCTCTGTTGTGCAGGAGGTGATGTCTAAATCACCAGCCTACCAGGACATTGTATTGGCACCCACCCCCAACAACACTCCTATCTCCACCAGATCTGCTGCCCCCCAGAAGGGCAGCTTTGTGTTCCAGACAGAG GTGGAGGAGTTGAGGCTGGAGTGCCACAGCACGCCCACAGGGTTAAATATCCTCCACTCCCATGAGACATCTGAACTGTGCACCGCCCACAGCGTGTCTGGGACAGATGAAGACTTGGTGCagctctgctcttcctcctccctccaccaccacaaGGCCTCACAGGGCAGGATGCTCCATGGCCAGGATGGGATGGGTTTGGTTGGGGAGGAGGGGGATCAGTGTCTCCAGCAAGCCTGCACGGATATACTTCTAATGGATGGGTCGCCCTCGAGTGGCGGACCAGGTAACTTCCTTGCTCTTGACGATTGTGACTCTTTCATCGCGAAAACACTGGCCGAACGACCAGGGATTTCTGAATCTGATATGGACTACAGAGTGGTGGTCCAAAGCCACAACGCTGATGTTCCTCAACTTACAAGGAATGACGGAGAACTGAGTGGGAACGGCTCCAAGAGTGTCTATTTTAAGATCCTCCACCTGCCCTTTGACATGCAGTACTTAGAAGAGCTGAGGAAGATTGAGGCGTCTGTGTGGTCGGCGTCTCTGTCACCGTACGTCCCCTCAGCAGAGTTTATGATCCAGCAGGGCCTGATGGAGCCCCACAGGGAGGCACTGAGCCCCGTGGACGTGGAGGAAGTCCCCATGGTGGAGGAAGTTCCCACGGCGGAGGTGGTCCCCATAGTTGAGGTTGAGGTCTCTGGGGCGGAGAAGGTCCCCAAAGCTGAGGTGGTCTCTCTGGAGGAAGTCCCCATGGCGGAGAGCCCTTTGAATGAAAATGTATCAATGGCAGAGATGATCCCCAATGTGATTGAGGTACCTGCAATATCCAGTCTTAACAAAACGGACAATGCTCCCACATCTCCAGAGACCAGTCAAAAGAGGGGTGTGGTGAGTGACCTTGATCATCAGGATACCTCCTTTGGGGGGTTACCCACATACCGTCCCTCAACTAGCTGGCTGGGCGACATTGGCAACGTCTACTATCACAGCAAGATGCCTTCTGATGTTGAGGAGCAGCGCAAGATCCTCAGAGGCAGCCCACTTAAGCGGTCTAGCCCCAAATGGAAACCAGACCAAGAGCCTAAAGATCCTCGTTGTGTTTCAGTCACTACAACCGCTCCACTCAGGCTTAAGGGAGAGGGATGCAGACTCAGAGACAAGGTTGACAGGAGGAGCTACTCTGATCAAGAGTTCTGTGCTAACCGGACCTTCAATGTGAACACGGGGACCTCTGGTGGCCACAAAAGGGAGCGCATCTGTGCCAGATGTTTGACGACAAAATGCAGAGTGAACAAGATACCTGGCAGTCCAGGACCAGGCCTGGATGCTCTGATTGTAAAACGACAAGGGGTCCCCGTTCCACCATGGGAGGAATATATCCTAGCCCAGACGTGTGCAGCCTGCAAATGCCTCGCCCGGAGGCGGGTAACGAGGAAAGGTTCCGGGTCAGATGTTCCCAGCGGACCACAAAACGAAGAGACGGAGGGTGAGACCTCTGAGAACAG TTCGTGTCGGGCAGGACCGAGGCCCAAACTGAGGGACCCCAGGAGGCCTCAGTCCTCCATGAAGCGCCACTCTGAG TGTCTCATGGGTCTGCACGCAAAACTGAGGGAGAAGAACTGTTCCTGTGAAGAGCCCCATCGGCCCCCTACTGCTGTGTTGGGGGGGCCGCGACGCCATCCCCATGGCAATGTCATCAGGGAGCGAAATGAGGAGAACCTTGGCGTCTCTGTCCCACTTCAGGACACATGGAGAAACCAAGACCAACACCAGGACCAATGCTACCTCACGGCACAGAAATCTCAAGAAG AGAAGTTGTGGAAAGCGGCTTTGTCCAACCCTGACAACAATGAAAGTAATATTAAGCTCGGACCCAGACACTTGATTAAACAGAAGAAACACATTTCTCAATCACAAG
- the LOC111953767 gene encoding uncharacterized protein isoform X3 yields METTASTAQHAFGAGPRGSNPAHGPQPGQGPRHPGHPGPYGVPRPEDQPPHQQQPHHHIQHSRPFFYIHPSQPYPSQPYPSQPYPSQPYPSQPYPSQLYPSALPYQWPMPYNPYCGFPGMGGYGMIPSPFQPSPYMEPPGYILPHSQLHLADYRRMINPHYHTTHYPQTMAYHARRFRYQHNAPATSREMINSEVQTEPTLGAARSDPKLSNADSSMKSNVQTNSESGSDTSCTAAQSLSPASVVQEVMSKSPAYQDIVLAPTPNNTPISTRSAAPQKGSFVFQTEVEELRLECHSTPTGLNILHSHETSELCTAHSVSGTDEDLVQLCSSSSLHHHKASQGRMLHGQDGMGLVGEEGDQCLQQACTDILLMDGSPSSGGPGNFLALDDCDSFIAKTLAERPGISESDMDYRVVVQSHNADVPQLTRNDGELSGNGSKSVYFKILHLPFDMQYLEELRKIEASVWSASLSPYVPSAEFMIQQGLMEPHREALSPVDVEEVPMVEEVPTAEVVPIVEVEVSGAEKVPKAEVVSLEEVPMAESPLNENVSMAEMIPNVIEVPAISSLNKTDNAPTSPETSQKRGVVSDLDHQDTSFGGLPTYRPSTSWLGDIGNVYYHSKMPSDVEEQRKILRGSPLKRSSPKWKPDQEPKDPRCVSVTTTAPLRLKGEGCRLRDKVDRRSYSDQEFCANRTFNVNTGTSGGHKRERICARCLTTKCRVNKIPGSPGPGLDALIVKRQGVPVPPWEEYILAQTCAACKCLARRRVTRKGSGSDVPSGPQNEETEGETSENSSCRAGPRPKLRDPRRPQSSMKRHSEQCLMGLHAKLREKNCSCEEPHRPPTAVLGGPRRHPHGNVIRERNEENLGVSVPLQDTWRNQDQHQDQCYLTAQKSQEEKLWKAALSNPDNNESNIKLGPRHLIKQKKHISQSQGLHRKDTRC; encoded by the exons ATGGAAACAACCGCGTCTACAGCACAGCATGCATTTGGAGCGGGCCCTCGTGGGTCCAACCCAGCCCATGGACCTCAGCCGGGCCAGGGCCCCCGACACCCAGGCCACCCTGGACCTTACGGAGTTCCACGTCCTGAGGATCAGCCCCCACACCAGCAA CAGCCCCATCACCACATCCAGCACAGCAGACCATTCTTCTACATACACCCTTCCCAGCCATACCCTTCCCAGCCATACCCTTCCCAGCCATACCCTTCCCAACCATACCCTTCCCAGCCATACCCTTCCCAGCTATACCCCTCTGCTCTACCCTATCAGTGGCCCATGCCATACAACCCTTACTGCGGCTTCCCTGGGATGG GAGGTTATGGTATGATACCGAGTCCCTTCCAGCCCAGTCCCTACATGGAGCCTCCGGGTTACATCCTACCCCACTCTCAGCTCCACCTGGCGGACTACAGGCGTATGATCAACCCCCACTACCACACCACCCACTACCCACAGACCATGGCTTACCATGCACGCAG GTTCCGCTACCAGCACAATGCTCCAGCCACCAGCAGGGAGATGATCAACTCTGAG GTACAGACTGAGCCCACATTAGGAGCAGCACGCTCTGACCCCAAACTCTCGAACGCTGACTCGTCTATGAAAAGTAATGTCCAAACCAACTCTGAATCTGGCAGCGACACCAGTTGCACAGCTGCCCAGTCACTATCCCCAGCCTCTGTTGTGCAGGAGGTGATGTCTAAATCACCAGCCTACCAGGACATTGTATTGGCACCCACCCCCAACAACACTCCTATCTCCACCAGATCTGCTGCCCCCCAGAAGGGCAGCTTTGTGTTCCAGACAGAG GTGGAGGAGTTGAGGCTGGAGTGCCACAGCACGCCCACAGGGTTAAATATCCTCCACTCCCATGAGACATCTGAACTGTGCACCGCCCACAGCGTGTCTGGGACAGATGAAGACTTGGTGCagctctgctcttcctcctccctccaccaccacaaGGCCTCACAGGGCAGGATGCTCCATGGCCAGGATGGGATGGGTTTGGTTGGGGAGGAGGGGGATCAGTGTCTCCAGCAAGCCTGCACGGATATACTTCTAATGGATGGGTCGCCCTCGAGTGGCGGACCAGGTAACTTCCTTGCTCTTGACGATTGTGACTCTTTCATCGCGAAAACACTGGCCGAACGACCAGGGATTTCTGAATCTGATATGGACTACAGAGTGGTGGTCCAAAGCCACAACGCTGATGTTCCTCAACTTACAAGGAATGACGGAGAACTGAGTGGGAACGGCTCCAAGAGTGTCTATTTTAAGATCCTCCACCTGCCCTTTGACATGCAGTACTTAGAAGAGCTGAGGAAGATTGAGGCGTCTGTGTGGTCGGCGTCTCTGTCACCGTACGTCCCCTCAGCAGAGTTTATGATCCAGCAGGGCCTGATGGAGCCCCACAGGGAGGCACTGAGCCCCGTGGACGTGGAGGAAGTCCCCATGGTGGAGGAAGTTCCCACGGCGGAGGTGGTCCCCATAGTTGAGGTTGAGGTCTCTGGGGCGGAGAAGGTCCCCAAAGCTGAGGTGGTCTCTCTGGAGGAAGTCCCCATGGCGGAGAGCCCTTTGAATGAAAATGTATCAATGGCAGAGATGATCCCCAATGTGATTGAGGTACCTGCAATATCCAGTCTTAACAAAACGGACAATGCTCCCACATCTCCAGAGACCAGTCAAAAGAGGGGTGTGGTGAGTGACCTTGATCATCAGGATACCTCCTTTGGGGGGTTACCCACATACCGTCCCTCAACTAGCTGGCTGGGCGACATTGGCAACGTCTACTATCACAGCAAGATGCCTTCTGATGTTGAGGAGCAGCGCAAGATCCTCAGAGGCAGCCCACTTAAGCGGTCTAGCCCCAAATGGAAACCAGACCAAGAGCCTAAAGATCCTCGTTGTGTTTCAGTCACTACAACCGCTCCACTCAGGCTTAAGGGAGAGGGATGCAGACTCAGAGACAAGGTTGACAGGAGGAGCTACTCTGATCAAGAGTTCTGTGCTAACCGGACCTTCAATGTGAACACGGGGACCTCTGGTGGCCACAAAAGGGAGCGCATCTGTGCCAGATGTTTGACGACAAAATGCAGAGTGAACAAGATACCTGGCAGTCCAGGACCAGGCCTGGATGCTCTGATTGTAAAACGACAAGGGGTCCCCGTTCCACCATGGGAGGAATATATCCTAGCCCAGACGTGTGCAGCCTGCAAATGCCTCGCCCGGAGGCGGGTAACGAGGAAAGGTTCCGGGTCAGATGTTCCCAGCGGACCACAAAACGAAGAGACGGAGGGTGAGACCTCTGAGAACAG TTCGTGTCGGGCAGGACCGAGGCCCAAACTGAGGGACCCCAGGAGGCCTCAGTCCTCCATGAAGCGCCACTCTGAG CAGTGTCTCATGGGTCTGCACGCAAAACTGAGGGAGAAGAACTGTTCCTGTGAAGAGCCCCATCGGCCCCCTACTGCTGTGTTGGGGGGGCCGCGACGCCATCCCCATGGCAATGTCATCAGGGAGCGAAATGAGGAGAACCTTGGCGTCTCTGTCCCACTTCAGGACACATGGAGAAACCAAGACCAACACCAGGACCAATGCTACCTCACGGCACAGAAATCTCAAGAAG AGAAGTTGTGGAAAGCGGCTTTGTCCAACCCTGACAACAATGAAAGTAATATTAAGCTCGGACCCAGACACTTGATTAAACAGAAGAAACACATTTCTCAATCACAAG
- the LOC111953767 gene encoding uncharacterized protein isoform X1: METTASTAQHAFGAGPRGSNPAHGPQPGQGPRHPGHPGPYGVPRPEDQPPHQQHQQPHHHIQHSRPFFYIHPSQPYPSQPYPSQPYPSQPYPSQPYPSQLYPSALPYQWPMPYNPYCGFPGMGGYGMIPSPFQPSPYMEPPGYILPHSQLHLADYRRMINPHYHTTHYPQTMAYHARRFRYQHNAPATSREMINSEVQTEPTLGAARSDPKLSNADSSMKSNVQTNSESGSDTSCTAAQSLSPASVVQEVMSKSPAYQDIVLAPTPNNTPISTRSAAPQKGSFVFQTEVEELRLECHSTPTGLNILHSHETSELCTAHSVSGTDEDLVQLCSSSSLHHHKASQGRMLHGQDGMGLVGEEGDQCLQQACTDILLMDGSPSSGGPGNFLALDDCDSFIAKTLAERPGISESDMDYRVVVQSHNADVPQLTRNDGELSGNGSKSVYFKILHLPFDMQYLEELRKIEASVWSASLSPYVPSAEFMIQQGLMEPHREALSPVDVEEVPMVEEVPTAEVVPIVEVEVSGAEKVPKAEVVSLEEVPMAESPLNENVSMAEMIPNVIEVPAISSLNKTDNAPTSPETSQKRGVVSDLDHQDTSFGGLPTYRPSTSWLGDIGNVYYHSKMPSDVEEQRKILRGSPLKRSSPKWKPDQEPKDPRCVSVTTTAPLRLKGEGCRLRDKVDRRSYSDQEFCANRTFNVNTGTSGGHKRERICARCLTTKCRVNKIPGSPGPGLDALIVKRQGVPVPPWEEYILAQTCAACKCLARRRVTRKGSGSDVPSGPQNEETEGETSENSSCRAGPRPKLRDPRRPQSSMKRHSEQCLMGLHAKLREKNCSCEEPHRPPTAVLGGPRRHPHGNVIRERNEENLGVSVPLQDTWRNQDQHQDQCYLTAQKSQEEKLWKAALSNPDNNESNIKLGPRHLIKQKKHISQSQGLHRKDTRC; the protein is encoded by the exons ATGGAAACAACCGCGTCTACAGCACAGCATGCATTTGGAGCGGGCCCTCGTGGGTCCAACCCAGCCCATGGACCTCAGCCGGGCCAGGGCCCCCGACACCCAGGCCACCCTGGACCTTACGGAGTTCCACGTCCTGAGGATCAGCCCCCACACCAGCAA CACCAGCAGCCCCATCACCACATCCAGCACAGCAGACCATTCTTCTACATACACCCTTCCCAGCCATACCCTTCCCAGCCATACCCTTCCCAGCCATACCCTTCCCAACCATACCCTTCCCAGCCATACCCTTCCCAGCTATACCCCTCTGCTCTACCCTATCAGTGGCCCATGCCATACAACCCTTACTGCGGCTTCCCTGGGATGG GAGGTTATGGTATGATACCGAGTCCCTTCCAGCCCAGTCCCTACATGGAGCCTCCGGGTTACATCCTACCCCACTCTCAGCTCCACCTGGCGGACTACAGGCGTATGATCAACCCCCACTACCACACCACCCACTACCCACAGACCATGGCTTACCATGCACGCAG GTTCCGCTACCAGCACAATGCTCCAGCCACCAGCAGGGAGATGATCAACTCTGAG GTACAGACTGAGCCCACATTAGGAGCAGCACGCTCTGACCCCAAACTCTCGAACGCTGACTCGTCTATGAAAAGTAATGTCCAAACCAACTCTGAATCTGGCAGCGACACCAGTTGCACAGCTGCCCAGTCACTATCCCCAGCCTCTGTTGTGCAGGAGGTGATGTCTAAATCACCAGCCTACCAGGACATTGTATTGGCACCCACCCCCAACAACACTCCTATCTCCACCAGATCTGCTGCCCCCCAGAAGGGCAGCTTTGTGTTCCAGACAGAG GTGGAGGAGTTGAGGCTGGAGTGCCACAGCACGCCCACAGGGTTAAATATCCTCCACTCCCATGAGACATCTGAACTGTGCACCGCCCACAGCGTGTCTGGGACAGATGAAGACTTGGTGCagctctgctcttcctcctccctccaccaccacaaGGCCTCACAGGGCAGGATGCTCCATGGCCAGGATGGGATGGGTTTGGTTGGGGAGGAGGGGGATCAGTGTCTCCAGCAAGCCTGCACGGATATACTTCTAATGGATGGGTCGCCCTCGAGTGGCGGACCAGGTAACTTCCTTGCTCTTGACGATTGTGACTCTTTCATCGCGAAAACACTGGCCGAACGACCAGGGATTTCTGAATCTGATATGGACTACAGAGTGGTGGTCCAAAGCCACAACGCTGATGTTCCTCAACTTACAAGGAATGACGGAGAACTGAGTGGGAACGGCTCCAAGAGTGTCTATTTTAAGATCCTCCACCTGCCCTTTGACATGCAGTACTTAGAAGAGCTGAGGAAGATTGAGGCGTCTGTGTGGTCGGCGTCTCTGTCACCGTACGTCCCCTCAGCAGAGTTTATGATCCAGCAGGGCCTGATGGAGCCCCACAGGGAGGCACTGAGCCCCGTGGACGTGGAGGAAGTCCCCATGGTGGAGGAAGTTCCCACGGCGGAGGTGGTCCCCATAGTTGAGGTTGAGGTCTCTGGGGCGGAGAAGGTCCCCAAAGCTGAGGTGGTCTCTCTGGAGGAAGTCCCCATGGCGGAGAGCCCTTTGAATGAAAATGTATCAATGGCAGAGATGATCCCCAATGTGATTGAGGTACCTGCAATATCCAGTCTTAACAAAACGGACAATGCTCCCACATCTCCAGAGACCAGTCAAAAGAGGGGTGTGGTGAGTGACCTTGATCATCAGGATACCTCCTTTGGGGGGTTACCCACATACCGTCCCTCAACTAGCTGGCTGGGCGACATTGGCAACGTCTACTATCACAGCAAGATGCCTTCTGATGTTGAGGAGCAGCGCAAGATCCTCAGAGGCAGCCCACTTAAGCGGTCTAGCCCCAAATGGAAACCAGACCAAGAGCCTAAAGATCCTCGTTGTGTTTCAGTCACTACAACCGCTCCACTCAGGCTTAAGGGAGAGGGATGCAGACTCAGAGACAAGGTTGACAGGAGGAGCTACTCTGATCAAGAGTTCTGTGCTAACCGGACCTTCAATGTGAACACGGGGACCTCTGGTGGCCACAAAAGGGAGCGCATCTGTGCCAGATGTTTGACGACAAAATGCAGAGTGAACAAGATACCTGGCAGTCCAGGACCAGGCCTGGATGCTCTGATTGTAAAACGACAAGGGGTCCCCGTTCCACCATGGGAGGAATATATCCTAGCCCAGACGTGTGCAGCCTGCAAATGCCTCGCCCGGAGGCGGGTAACGAGGAAAGGTTCCGGGTCAGATGTTCCCAGCGGACCACAAAACGAAGAGACGGAGGGTGAGACCTCTGAGAACAG TTCGTGTCGGGCAGGACCGAGGCCCAAACTGAGGGACCCCAGGAGGCCTCAGTCCTCCATGAAGCGCCACTCTGAG CAGTGTCTCATGGGTCTGCACGCAAAACTGAGGGAGAAGAACTGTTCCTGTGAAGAGCCCCATCGGCCCCCTACTGCTGTGTTGGGGGGGCCGCGACGCCATCCCCATGGCAATGTCATCAGGGAGCGAAATGAGGAGAACCTTGGCGTCTCTGTCCCACTTCAGGACACATGGAGAAACCAAGACCAACACCAGGACCAATGCTACCTCACGGCACAGAAATCTCAAGAAG AGAAGTTGTGGAAAGCGGCTTTGTCCAACCCTGACAACAATGAAAGTAATATTAAGCTCGGACCCAGACACTTGATTAAACAGAAGAAACACATTTCTCAATCACAAG